In Sphaeramia orbicularis chromosome 12, fSphaOr1.1, whole genome shotgun sequence, the following proteins share a genomic window:
- the alad gene encoding delta-aminolevulinic acid dehydratase, protein MQTPAESILHSGYFHPTLRQWQTCATDLRPDNLIYPIFITDDADAVEPIHSLPGQARHGVNKLEEMLTPLVANGLKCVLIFGVPTKIEKDDRGSCADSDDTPAVLAVKKIRSTFPDLLVACDVCLCPYTSHGHCGILNDDGTLNNDSSCLRLAEVALAYAQAGCHIIAPSDMMDGRVRAIKQALISNGLGNKVSVLSYSAKFASCYYGPFRDAALSKPAFGDRRCYQLPPGARGLAVRAVERDVREGADMLMVKPGLPYLDVVREVKDKFPSHPLAVYNVSGEYAMMWHGAQAKAFDLRAAVMEAMTAFRRAGADIIITYYVPNLLQWLKE, encoded by the exons CAGTGGCAGACCTGCGCCACAGATTTAAGACCCGACAACCTCATCTACCCGATCTTCATCAC AGACGACGCAGATGCAGTGGAGCCCATCCACAGTCTGCCAGGACAGGCCAg ACATGGGGTGAACAAACTGGAGGAGATGCTCACGCCGCTGGTGGCCAATGGGTTGAAATGTGTGCTGATATTTGGAGTCCCCACCAAGATTGAGAAG GATGACCGGGGTTCCTGCGCCGACTCAGACGATACTCCGGCGGTCCTGGCGGTGAAGAAGATCCGCTCTACGTTCCCGGATCTGCTGGTGGCGTGCGACGTCTGTCTGTGTCCGTACACGTCTCACggacactgtg GGATCCTGAACGACGATGGGACCCTGAACAATGACTCCAGCTGTCTGCGACTGGCCGAGGTGGCGCTGGCCTACGCTCAGGCCG GCTGCCACATCATCGCTCCGTCAGATATGATGGATGGAAGAGTCCGAGCCATTAAACAAGCGCTCATATCCAATGGTTTAGGGAACAAG GTTTCAGTTCTGAGCTACAGCGCTAAGTTCGCCTCCTGTTATTACGGACCGTTCAG AGATGCGGCTCTGTCCAAACCGGCGTTCGGGGACCGGCGCTGTTACCAACTTCCTCCCGGAGCCCGAGGCCTCGCCGTTCGCGCCGTG GAGCGAGATGTGAGGGAAGGAGCCGACATGCTGATGGTGAAACCCGGTCTGCCCTACCTGGACGTGGTCAGGGAAGTCAAAGACAAG TTTCCCTCCCATCCACTGGCCGTCTACAACGTCTCGGGCGAATACGCCATGATGTGGCACGGAGCTCAGGCCAAAGCATTCGACCTGCGAGCCGCCGTGATGGAGGCCATGACGGCGTTCCGCAGGGCAG GAGCTGACATCATCATCACCTACTACGTCCCCAACCTGCTGCAGTGGCTGAAAGAATAA